The following proteins are encoded in a genomic region of Xanthomonas citri pv. mangiferaeindicae:
- a CDS encoding aminotransferase: MIRTKLPKVGTTIFTVMSQLAAEHGAVNLGQGFPDFEVPQRLVDALAEAMRAGHNQYAPMTGIPALRQAIAEKTARVYGHCPDPETEVTVTSGATEALFNAIHAVVRAGEEVIVLDPAYDSYEPAIELAGAVAVHVPLDPATFAPDWQRVREAVTPRTRLLIVNSPHNPSGAMFTADDMQAIADIIAETGIYLLSDEVYEHIVFDGARHESALRYPALRERAFVVSSFGKTYHCTGWKLGYCIAPPALSAEFRKVHQYNVFCTFAPAQHAFAAMLREEPAHYEQLGAFYQAKRDAFAAQLATTRLRPLPVPGGYFQLVDYSAVSDLDDAAFCRWLTTDKGVAAIPLSPFYAQPPQGQRLARLCFAKNPTTLDAAIARLRTL; encoded by the coding sequence ATGATCCGGACCAAGCTGCCCAAGGTCGGCACCACGATCTTCACCGTGATGTCGCAGTTGGCGGCCGAGCACGGCGCGGTCAATCTCGGGCAGGGCTTCCCGGATTTCGAGGTGCCCCAGCGTCTGGTCGACGCGCTCGCCGAGGCGATGCGTGCCGGCCACAACCAGTACGCGCCGATGACCGGCATCCCGGCGCTGCGCCAGGCGATCGCAGAGAAGACGGCGCGTGTCTACGGCCATTGTCCCGATCCCGAGACCGAGGTCACCGTGACCAGCGGTGCGACCGAGGCGCTGTTCAATGCGATCCACGCGGTCGTGCGCGCCGGTGAGGAAGTGATCGTGCTCGACCCGGCCTACGACAGCTACGAGCCGGCGATCGAGCTGGCAGGCGCGGTCGCGGTGCACGTGCCGCTCGATCCGGCCACCTTCGCACCGGACTGGCAACGCGTGCGCGAAGCGGTCACGCCGCGCACCCGGCTGCTGATCGTCAACAGCCCGCACAACCCATCGGGCGCGATGTTCACGGCCGACGACATGCAGGCGATCGCCGACATCATCGCCGAGACCGGCATCTACCTGCTGTCGGACGAGGTCTACGAGCACATCGTCTTCGACGGCGCACGGCACGAGTCGGCGTTGCGCTACCCGGCGCTGCGCGAGCGCGCGTTCGTGGTCTCGAGCTTCGGCAAGACCTATCACTGCACCGGCTGGAAGCTCGGCTACTGCATCGCACCGCCGGCGTTGAGTGCGGAGTTCCGCAAGGTGCATCAGTACAACGTGTTCTGCACGTTCGCGCCGGCCCAGCATGCGTTCGCGGCCATGTTGCGCGAGGAACCCGCGCACTACGAGCAACTGGGCGCGTTCTACCAGGCCAAGCGCGACGCCTTCGCCGCGCAGTTGGCGACGACCCGCCTGCGGCCGCTGCCGGTGCCCGGCGGCTACTTCCAGCTCGTCGACTACTCGGCGGTCAGTGACCTCGACGACGCGGCGTTCTGCCGCTGGCTGACGACCGACAAGGGCGTGGCGGCGATCCCGCTCTCGCCGTTCTACGCCCAGCCCCCGCAGGGCCAGCGGCTGGCACGGCTGTGCTTTGCCAAGAATCCGACCACGCTCGACGCGGCGATCGCGCGGTTGCGCACCCTGTAG